The following is a genomic window from Sphingobacterium spiritivorum.
ATTTCGCTCAAATGGATAAGAAAGCACTGTTACTGGATGAGCGTAATAATGGCGGAGGATCGGTAGCTGATTATGTCATCGATTTGCTGTCCCGTGATCTGATCGCCGGTTGGGGCATCCGTGACGGAAAGAGCTTTACTACACCCGGAAATGGGATATACGGGCCAAAAGCTATGATTATTAATGAAAATGCAGGTTCAGGAGGGGATATGATGCCTTATATGTTTCGCCACAAAGGTTTAGGGAAACTGGTTGGTCGTACGACTATGGGCATATTGGTCGGTATCAGCGGTTACCCTATTTTATTGGATGGCGGAAGAGTAACTTCTCCTAACTTTGGAATATTTGATCTGAAAGGGAATTATATTATCGAAAATGAAGGTGTTGCTCCGGACGTTTTTGTTGAGCAGACACCAAAAGAAGTACTACAGGGACGTGATCCGCAACTGGAGAAAACTATACAGATCTTGTTGGAAGAGATGAAAACATATCCGTATCAGCAGATGCGTAAACCGGCAGATCCGGTCAGAGTAAATTAATAGAATAGTGAAAGGGGGCTGAAGATTAATCTTCAGCCCCCTTTTAATTAAATAACACGTCCCATCTGAGGGTCTGTCATCGAGGAAGTCCCTGTCTCGACTCTTCCGGCAAAACCACGTTCAAAATTCGGATCATCAGCTAATAAAACCTTAACTTCATACCAGTTAAACGACTTTTTCCCATTGATAGAAATAATTTTTTCCTGATTGGGCTTCAGGCTTATTTTCTCCTGAAGGTGTTGATAGATCTGTGCAGATACGATTACAGGTTGTGTTTTATTTGGATCCGTATTTTTAATCCTGAGGTTAATGTTACCGGTCGGAATACCCTTCCTATCTAATTCATATTCACAGGTTACTGTTAATGCTGTTGAGCTTTGATCGCCTTTGAAGGTTCGTAGAAATCCGTTAGGACCATATACCCGTAAGTCATAGTGGTCTTTGAAGTCTCCCAGATTCCATTCAAAATCTACCTGATTTCCTGCTGAAGTGGCAAAAGGCCAGTAGCTTACACCGTCTTTATAGGAAGATCCGGAATACACATTGAAAGGTGCACCTAATGCTTTGTCTCTGAATATGTTTTTTCCGGCATTAAAACGGAGTTTTATTTTAGAGGCAGTCATCTCAGCATCTACGTACAACTCATATGCTAATGCTGAGGATTCTTTTATACCGGATTCTTGTTTAGGTAGAAACGGACTTGTAGCCGGAGAGCTGTTTGCAGTTTCTATTTCGGAAGAAGACAGTTCATGGTGGTTTTTCGGATAGTCCAGCGATTTACTTTTATCTATTCTCAGTATTTGTTCATTACGGTCAAGGAAATCCGGTGAAGACGTAATCTTGTTAGTTTGAGGACGGAAGGCGGAGGTCAGATCACCGGTAATCCCTCTTCTCCAGGAGCTTATATTACTTTCGAAGATTTGCTTATTGTACTTTTTATTCAGGAATGTTTCCATAAACTGAATGGTAGAGGTGATATCGCATACTTCGGAATTTACCCAGCCTCCCTTAGACCATGGTGAAGCAATGACAAGCGGAACACGATACCCCAACCCTACAGGCCCTTCTGTTGCACTCTGCTCGGATACACCTGCTGCAATCTCCTGTGCGCGTGTTACATATTCATCACTGTAGTCCAGATCAGGAGAGGTTCGACCTGAGGCCGGATCATTTGGATTAGGAGCAACAAATGGAGGGATATGGTCAAAATATCCATCATTTTCATCGTAATTAAGGATAAAAATAGTTTTTTTCCAGATTTCAGGATTTTGAGTCAATATATTCAGCACTTCTGAAACATACCATGCACCGTACATCGGTGCGCTCGGATGATCTGAAAAGTTTTGTGGGGCAACCAGCCAGGAAACAGTCGGCAGCTTTCCGGATTTGACATCTTCTCTAAACTGATATAACACATCACCTTTGGGAACCGTAATATCCTTTGATGTTCCCTGGTCATCCATAGAGACCGTTTCGATTTCATGATAGTTCGGATCTCCTTCGTTTGTCTGGAAGGCTTTGGTTACAAGTGCTTTATCAAAATTGCTTAACGCAGCGAAGTTTTCGGCACTGTATGTTTTTAATGCAGACTGATAGCTTTCCAGTTGTTGAATTTTGTTCTTTAAGTTTTTCTGCAATTTTTGGCTATCAGCAGGTTTTGTGTTTTTTATCTGAGTTTCCAAATCCGCAATTTCTGCAGGTAACTGTGTTACACGCACTTTTAAAAAATCGGTATGGCTTTTCTTGAACCGGATATTGTACTGCGCGAACCACTCCAGATTATTGTCTGTAAAATTACCTAACCAGGGTTCGCGTTCTCCTTCAAGGGCATTTTGTATACTGACCTCATTTTGATAGACTCTCCAGCTGATATTATTTTCCTCCAGTCGTTCAGGAAAAGTTTTCCAGTGTGCAAGTTGATTAAAATAGATGTCTGAATTACGTACAAGAGGCTTTTTTCCCTTTTCAGGCACACATTTTCCGGTCCAGAAGAAGTGGCGGTTAGTAGTCGTTCCGGTTATAGAAGAACAGAAATGCTGATCGCAAATCGTAAATGCATCTGCAAAGGCATAGTAAAACGGAATATCTGCTCTGGAATAGTATCCCAGCGTCAGAGGAATATCCCTTTGTTCCTTTATTCCCGAGCGTTTGGCCTCCAGCCAGTTATCGTGTTTTCCTTTATTACGAGCTGCAGATTGGTTTTCCCAGGAATGTGGAAGATCTCTTGTCCAGGCAGCATTCGAATTTTGCAGATCTAACCTAAACGGAGCATAAGTTTTACCTTCTTTGTTTTGCTGTAACCAGACCAGGTTTTTATTGGGTAATTGGATTGCTCTTGGATCATTAAATCCACGCACACCTTTTAATGTGCCAAAGCTGTGATCAAAAGATCTGTTTTCCTGCATCAGTAGTACAATATGCTCAGCGTCA
Proteins encoded in this region:
- a CDS encoding phosphocholine-specific phospholipase C, which translates into the protein MENRRDFIKKAALLTGSFGLFNSLPGSIQAALAIEPAPGSTFYDAEHIVLLMQENRSFDHSFGTLKGVRGFNDPRAIQLPNKNLVWLQQNKEGKTYAPFRLDLQNSNAAWTRDLPHSWENQSAARNKGKHDNWLEAKRSGIKEQRDIPLTLGYYSRADIPFYYAFADAFTICDQHFCSSITGTTTNRHFFWTGKCVPEKGKKPLVRNSDIYFNQLAHWKTFPERLEENNISWRVYQNEVSIQNALEGEREPWLGNFTDNNLEWFAQYNIRFKKSHTDFLKVRVTQLPAEIADLETQIKNTKPADSQKLQKNLKNKIQQLESYQSALKTYSAENFAALSNFDKALVTKAFQTNEGDPNYHEIETVSMDDQGTSKDITVPKGDVLYQFREDVKSGKLPTVSWLVAPQNFSDHPSAPMYGAWYVSEVLNILTQNPEIWKKTIFILNYDENDGYFDHIPPFVAPNPNDPASGRTSPDLDYSDEYVTRAQEIAAGVSEQSATEGPVGLGYRVPLVIASPWSKGGWVNSEVCDITSTIQFMETFLNKKYNKQIFESNISSWRRGITGDLTSAFRPQTNKITSSPDFLDRNEQILRIDKSKSLDYPKNHHELSSSEIETANSSPATSPFLPKQESGIKESSALAYELYVDAEMTASKIKLRFNAGKNIFRDKALGAPFNVYSGSSYKDGVSYWPFATSAGNQVDFEWNLGDFKDHYDLRVYGPNGFLRTFKGDQSSTALTVTCEYELDRKGIPTGNINLRIKNTDPNKTQPVIVSAQIYQHLQEKISLKPNQEKIISINGKKSFNWYEVKVLLADDPNFERGFAGRVETGTSSMTDPQMGRVI